From one Lotus japonicus ecotype B-129 chromosome 3, LjGifu_v1.2 genomic stretch:
- the LOC130744519 gene encoding uncharacterized protein LOC130744519 yields the protein MNNLEAAIANLTALMAQQVTNSAAREEAEALRTAARERAEAQRATAAAQLQADENARRAAQEERELVAAQTKGLNDFKRQDPPKFAGGFDPEVADSWLQELEKIFAFLHTAEATKVDYAAYLLTGEAEYWWRGAKDMMEADGRAITWVVFRRAFLDKYFPASVKMAKEEEFLRLRQGSMSVAEYAVKLEALAKHLRFFHDQMDEDYMCGRFTLGLNYELQRAVRLTSIHRYQELVEKAKSIEAIDNLRSRPAFRPNQGSGGPNRSGPGRFDRNKSFQKKPFQHPQNRGTSLGYSHSFGNFVPRPTQSDTSEIVCHRCSKKGHFANRCPDLVCWNCQKTGHSGKDCTNPKVEAATNAIAARRPAPTANKGKRPVASARVYTVSGAESSRADGLIRSVGSVNGKPLTILFDSGATHSFIDLACALRLELKLTELPFDLVTKSLLQT from the exons ATGAATAATTTGGAAGCCGCAATTGCCAACTTGACAGCCTTGATGGCTCAGCAAGTCACTAATTCTGCAGCTCGGGAAGAAGCTGAAGCACTTCGTACTGCTGCTAGGGAACGAGCTGAGGCACAACGTGCAACTGCTGCTGCCCAACTTCAGGCAGATGAGAATGCTAGGCGTGCTGCACAGGAGGAGCGTGAGTTGGTAGCCGCTCAGACTAAGGGGCTCAATGACTTCAAAAGGCAGGATCCGCCGAAGTTCGCTGGTGGATTTGATCCGGAAGTGGCTGATTCTTGGTTACAGGAATTGGAGAAGATCTTTGCTTTCCTTCACACTGCCGAAGCTACCAAGGTGGACTATGCTGCATATCTGTTGACTGGggaagctgagtattggtggcgcgGAGCCAAAGATATGATGGAGGCTGATGGTAGAGCTATTACTTGGGTGGTCTTTCGCAGAGCTTTCCTGGACAAATACTTTCCGGCCAGTGTCAAGATGGCCAAGGAGGAAGagtttctgaggcttcgacaGGGATCGATGTCTGTGGCTGAATATGCAGTAAAGTTAGAGGCTCTGGCTAAACATTTACGGTTCTTTCACGACCAGATGGATGAGGATTATATGTGTGGCAGGTTTACGCTTGGGCTGAATTATGAGTTACAGCGGGCTGTTAGACTGACCAGCATCCATCGTTATCAGGAGTTGGTGGAGAAAGCTAAGTCCattgaggccattgataatCTCAGATCGAGGCCTGCTTTCCGTCCAAATCAGGGCAGTGGAGGCCCCAACAGATCAGGACCAGGGAGGTTTGACAGGAACAAGTCTTTTCAGAAGAAACCGTTTCAGCACCCTCAGAATCGGGGTACTTCGTTGGGGTATTCTCATTCTTTCGGGAATTTTGTACCGAGGCCTACACAGTCTGATACTTCAGAGATAGTTTGTCACCGCTGTTCAAAGAAGGGTCATTTTGCAAACCGTTGTCCCGACTTAGTATGCTGGAATTGTCAGAAGACTGGTCACAGTGGTAAGGATTGCACAAATCCCAAGGTTGAGGCTGCTACTAATGCTATTGCTGCTCGGAGGCCAGCCCCTACTGCTAATAAAGGGAAGAGGCCTGTTGCTAGTGCTCGAGTTTATACAGTTAGCGGTGCTGAGTCCAGCAGAGCTGATGGACTGATTCGGAGCGTCGGGAGCGTGAATGGTAAACCTTTAACTATACTTTTTGACtctggtgctacgcattcattCATAGACTTAGCTTGTGCTTTGAGGTTAGAGCTAAAGTTAACTGAATTGCCTTTTGATCTTGTG ACAAAGAGTTTGTTACAAACTTGA